In one window of Mytilus trossulus isolate FHL-02 chromosome 7, PNRI_Mtr1.1.1.hap1, whole genome shotgun sequence DNA:
- the LOC134724901 gene encoding 18S rRNA aminocarboxypropyltransferase-like → MGKSYRQKNHGGQSDNKRKERQKDRQKSEIEFLPDAEDGYAYGFQGNQDGNVTNDQVEFKFPCPLAMWDLEHCDPKKCSGRKLSRFGLVRTLKLKQKFGGLILSPMGQKCVSPEDRDIITQHGLAVVDCSWNKLEETPFAKMKGGYPRLLPYLVATNPVNYGRPCKLSCVEAFAAAFYLTGYKDLGSRLLDRFKWGHNFYEVNEELLEKYLACKNSIEVVAAQDAYLQQITKESEERKLEDLTDIDMSLDGYNPNRCQWPPSESSEEESSEEESEEEQDHEGSKNSDSDPETKHSISETNDSVKLLTENSNDNSDENCVENSNTADTEKNVQANLNKLTLNDDL, encoded by the exons ATGGGTAAATCATATAGACAGAAGAATCACGGTGGACAGTCTGATAACAAgagaaaagaaagacaaaaagatCGACAAAAGTCGGAAATTGAATTTCTTCCAGATGCAGAAGATGGATATGCTTATGGGTTTCAAGGGAATCAAGATGGAAATG TAACCAATGATCAAGTGGAATTTAAGTTTCCATGTCCGTTGGCCATGTGGGATCTGGAACACTGTGATCCTAAAAAATGTTCTGGCAGAAAATTAAGCAGATTTGGATTGGTCCGTACTCTGAAGCTGAAGCAGAAATTTGGTGGTCTCATACTAAGTCCTATGGGACAAAAGTGTGTTTCACCAGAAGACAG agaTATTATAACACAACATGGCCTTGCTGTTGTTGATTGTTCCTGGAACAAGTTAGAGGAGACACCATTTGCAAAGATGAAAGGAGGGTATCCTCGACTTCTTCCATACCTTGTTGCAACAAATCCGGTTAATTATGGTCGTCCATGCAAATTATCATGTGTTGAAGCTTTTGCTGCAGCATTTTATCTTACAG gataCAAAGATCTGGGTTCCAGACTGCTGGATAGGTTCAAATGGGGTCATAATTTTTATGAAGTTAATGAAGAATTATTAGAGAAATATTTAGCTTGTAAAAATAGCATAGAAGTAGTAGCTGCCCAAGATGCCTATCTTCAACAGATAACGAAAGAATCAGAGGAAAGGAAATTAGAAG atCTGACAGATATAGATATGAGTTTAGATGGGTATAATCCAAACAGATGTCAATGGCCTCCATCAGAGAG tTCAGAAGAAGAAAGCAGTGAAGAAGAATCTGAAGAAGAACAGGATCATGAAGGCAGTAAAAATTCTGACAGTGACCCAGAAACTAAACATAGTATTAGTGAAACCAATGATAGTGTGAAATTATTAACagaaaattcaaatgataattcTGATGAAAATTGTGTTGAAAATAGTAATACTGCCGatactgaaaaaaatgtacagGCAAATTTGAATAAGTTGACTTTGAATGATGATTTAtag